The genomic window CGGCGTTGCGGCAGACGGTGCCGTCGGGACGGGTGTACTCGCCCTCGTACTGCGAGTAGGCGCCGAAGTGGATGAACATCCCGAACTTGGCGTCGCGGAACCAGGCCGTGCGGGAGGACGCGAACGGGTCGTCGCTCGCGTGGTTCGTCCCCGGGCCCGCCGCGGCGGCCGGGCCGGCGGTCACCGCGGGGGCGGTGACCGCCAGCAGGACGGCGCCGAGCAGGAGCGACAGTGACCGCACGGGCCGGAGGGATCTCGTCCGGGGCAGGGCACGCAAGGCATGCAGGGCACGCGTGACACGCATGGCGGCTCCAGTGATGGTGGAGGGAGAGCGTGTGCGCGACAGGCGTCCGCCCATCGCATCGTGAAGGATGGACTCGTAAAAGATCGGACGTCAATGCCTTCAACGCGACGAGTATGGGGCGGAGTTGGGGTCATCGCGGAGGGATTCATCCGATGATGGAGGTCACCCTCCCGATCACCCTCCCGATCGCCCTCCCGATCATCCTCGTCGTGAGACCGCTTTCTGCCCGTACTCTGCGTACGCGGGGGGATGGGAGAGGGACATCATGCTGGAGGCGGTGGGCCTTTCGGCCGCCGAGACCGAGGTGTACCGCGCGCTCGTCGTCGCCACCACGGCGTCGGCGCGGGAGATGGCCGGTACGACGGGCCTGGACGAGGCGACCGCGCAGCGGCTGCTCGGATCCCTGGAGGACAAAGGGCTGGTGCGCGGGGTGGACGGGGCCACCGGGCGGTTCGCCGCCAACCCGCCCGACGTGGCGCTCCTTCCGCGCGTCGAACGCCGGGCCGGCGACCTCGACAAGGCCCGGGCCGCCGTGTCCGAGCTCATGGAGACCTACCGCCGCAGCGCCTGGACGCGTGGCGCGGGCGCGGTGGTCGAGATCGTCACCGGCGCCGGAGCGCTGCGCCAGCGGCTGCGGCAGGTCCAGGACGGCGCACGCCACGAACTGCTGTGGTTCTGCAAGGCGCAGTACGTCGCCATGCCGTCGGGGACCAACCGGGCCGAGTTCGACGCCCTCGCGCGCGGCGTCGGCTACCGGGTCCTGTACGAGCAGGCGTTCTTCGACGACTCCGGGGCCGTTGACAACGTAGTCAGGGCCGTGCGGGCGGGGGAGGCCGCCCGTGCCGTGCCCGCGCTGCCGCTGCGGATGGCGATCGCCGACCGGGGCCTGGCCGTCTGCCCGCTGGCGCCGGGCGGCCCGGCGGGCCATCCGGGCGAGGTGACGGCGGCCGTCGTCCGGGGGAGCAGTCTGCTGGAGGCGCTCGTCGCGCTGTTCGAGCGCTACTGGGAGGTGGGGGCACCGCTGAGGGTCACCCCGGAGGGCCGGATCGGCGAGACGGGCCTGTCGGCCGACTCCGCCTCACTCACCCCCGAGGACCAGCATCTGCTCTCGCTGATGGTTGCGGGCCTCACCGACGAGTCGATCGCCGGACAGCTCGGCGTCAGCAAACGCACCGTCCAGCGGCGCATCCAGGGCCTGATGAACCTCGCGGGCGTCGCGACCCGGATGCAGCTCGGCTGGCAGGCCGCACGTCGCAACTGGATCTGACCGCGAACGTGCGAGGGTGCGGCCGGCGCTCCGCCGGCCGCACCCCCTTCCGGGCGGCGCCGTGATGCCCGCCCCCACGCGGGCGATCACGTCACCCACACCACCCGGGGCCAGCGGCTACCGCACGCCGAACGCGCGGACCACCGTCTGCTCGACCTCGTTTCCGCCGCCGTCCCACGCCTTGACGCGGAGGGTGACGGCGTCCGCGTGCCGCAGCACGGAACGGTCGAGCCGCAGCTCGTACGTCCCGTTCCCGCGGGCCGAGACCGGCACCGACGTCCAGCGCGCACCGTCGTCGACCGAGGCCCACACACGCATGCCGGCGATACGCGGCCCCGTCCAGCCGTCCTGGTGGCGCGCGGTCACCCGGAGCTTCGCCGCCGAACCGTCCACCTGGTTGAGGGCGTTGACCGGTACGTCGTAGTCGAGCAGCACCAGCGGCAGCAGCTCGTCCTCGCCCGCCGCCGGCGGCGCCGAGCGGAACGCCCACGTGGTGTCGGTCCTCGTCGAGAACGCCCAGGCGGCGGAGGTGCGGGAGGTCTCCACCCGCACCCGGTACGGTCCCTCGCCCGAACCGGCGGGGAAGGCGCCCCATGGGTAGGTCCCGTCCGCGAGCAGCGCGTCGCCGCGGTACACGCGGGTGCGCACCTCGTCGGTCTCGTCGTCACCGGAGAAGCCGTAGTGACCCGTACCGCCGTCGCTCAGCTCCGCGAGCCGCAGATCGAAGGTGCCGCCCGTGCGTACCGAGCGGAACTCCGGGTTCCCGGCCGGTGCCGTCGGACGGACCACCGGCCCGAACCAGTCCTCCCGCAGCCGCTGGCCGGCGGCGAGCCGGTGCAGCCCGCCCGTCATGCCGCCGCTGAGGGGGAACATGGTGTTCCACGGCGGCTGGTGGGTGACCCTCTGCAGCCACAGCGTGTCGCCCGCGCTGACCGTCTCCACCCGGGTCGACGGCAGTTTCACGAACGACTGCTGGTCCAGCACGAACGATGTTTCCTGCCAGGGCCGCCAGGCGAACCGCTGCTCACCCGTCCATGTCACGGAGCCGGGCCGGTGGTAGACGGACTCGACCCTCGCCGTGCCGGACGACCCCACGCGGTAGGACAGCCGGGCCGGTACGGCGTCCTTCTCGACGAGGGCCAGGTCGTACAGGTACGGGCTGGACGAGGTGCCCGAGAGCTCCAGCACCGGCGTCCGCTGCCGCTCCAGCAGGTCGGCGAGCGCCTCGCCCTGCTCCTGCGGGACCTTCATGGTGATGAGCGGGTCACGCTCGCCCGTCGGGTCCCACGGCTGCCACACCGGTCCCGGGAACTCGTTGATGATCATCAGCGCCGCGGCCCCGGTCTTCGCCACGGCCTGCGCCTGCTCCGGGTAACCACCGGACGTGCGCATCAGTACGGCCTTGCCGCGCAGGTCCCTGCCTTCCAGCGACTCCGGCTCCGCGAGGAGGAGCGGCAGCCGGCGCGTTCCGTCCACGGCGGGGGACCAGTTGTACAGCACGGGGTTCAGCTCCGGAGCCCGCGCGCCCAGGATCCGGGCCTTCAGCCGGGGCGCGACCATCCGCCACCGGGAGTAGAACTCGAAGTCCCCCTTCGCGACCCGGGCGGTCGGCGTGGCGAACACGGTGCGGACCGAGTCGAATTCGACGGTCGTACTGGCGATCTTCCGGTTCCCGAAGGCCCGGTACGCACCGAAGTGGATCATCCCCTGCTGCTCGGACGCCTGGGGTGTGCGCACCTCGACGGGCTTCGCCGTGCGGGCGTCGAGGACGATCTCCGTGTCGGAGTCCAGCTTCAGCTCGGGCCGCAGCATCTGCGTGAGGTGCCAGCCCTTCACCTCGGCGCCCGGGACCAGGGCCTTGAGGAAGTAGGTGTCCTCGGGGACCGTCACCCGGGCCGTGCCGTCCATCCACGGCATGACGTAGCCCAGCGCGTCGTAGCGCTGGTCGGAGCCGTACAGCTCGAAGAGCGGGACCACCGCCGGGCGGCCTTCGCGGTCGGCGAACCGCAGCGTCAGCGTCCGCATCGCGCCCCGGACCGTCAGCGCGACGGCGGTGTGCACGGCGGCCGTGCCGTCGTCCGGCACCGCCGTCAGATAGCCGGACCAGCGGCCCAGCGGCACCCCGGCGGGGCGCGCCGTCACCGGTACGCGGACGGTCTCACCCGGGGCGACGGTGACCGACGAGGAGCCGGCCGTGAACGCGCCGGACGGCGCGGCCGTGCCGTCGTCCTGCTCCATCTCCAGCGACAGCGCGAGGCGCACCGGCCGCTGTGAGACGTTGGTGTACGCGACGTCCTTCGTCACGCCGGCGCCGTCGGGCTCCTGCGCGCCGAGGTCCGCGGTGCCGGTGGCGACGACGCTGCGGGCGACCGCTCCGGCCACGTCCAGCCGGCCGCCGCCCTGCTCGTCCACGCGCTGACCGGCCACCACCTCGGCCGAGCCGACCAGCGCGTTCTTGATGGCGGCCGGAGTCCACTCCGGATGACGCTGCGCCAGCAGGGCCGCGGCGCCCGCGACATGCGGGGTCGCCATCGACGTGCCCGACGCGGCGGTGTAGAGCTCGCTCTCCGGGCTGCCCATCCGGGTGCCCGCCGCCCGCGCGGCGACGATGCCGACGCCGGGCGCCGTCAGCTCGGGCTTGACCGCGTCGCCCATGCCGACGGGGCCGCGGCTGGAGAACCCGGCGAGCGTGTCGTCCCGGTCGACGGCGCCCACGGTCAGCGCGCTCGGGGCCGTGCCCGGTGAGCCGACCGTCTGGGTGCCCGGGCCCTCGTTGCCCGCCGCCACGACGAACAGCGTGCCGGTCTCCGCGGTCAGCTCCTCGACCGCGGTCACCAGCGGGTCGTCCTCGGATGCGGGGCCGCCGAGGCTCATGTTCACGATCCGGGCGCCCGATCGGGCCGCCCACTCCATCCCGGCGAGGATGTCGGAGTACGCACCCGAGCCGGAGTCGTCCAGCACCTTGCCGATGATCAGGTCGGCGTCGGGCGCGACGCCCTTGCGGGTGCCGTTCGACGCGGCGCCCGAACCGGCGATCGTCGCCGCCACATGGGTGCCGTGTCCGACGAGATCGCGGGTGCTGTCGCTCGCGCTGAAGTTGCGTATCTCGCCCGTCCGGCCCGCGAGGTCGGGGTGGGCGGTGTCGATTCCGGTGTCCAGGACGGCGACCTTCACGCCCTTGCCCGTCGACCCGGTCTTCCAGACCTCGGGGGCGCCCACCTGCGCCACGCTGCGGTCGAGCGCGACCCGCACCTTCCGGTCGAGCCAGATCTTCTCCAGCCCGCCGGCCAGCCGCGGCGCGCCCTGCGCGGTCCGCGAGGCGGACGCGCCCGGTGCGGCGCTGACGGTGTCCCAGAAGGTGTTCAGCTCGTCCTTCGCCGCGTCGACCGCCACACCGTCGACGCTGTCGAGCACCCGTCGGCGCTCCGTGCCGTCCGGGGCACTCCGCGCGGACGCCTTCGCCGATGCCTTCGCCGACGCCCCGTAACGCAGCAGCAGCGGCAGCTCCTTGGCGCGGGCGTCGTCGTACCCCTGCTCGATCAGGCCGGTGACGTCGAACAGCGCGGCGTCCAGCTGTCCGGAGGAGACGTAGGGAACGGCGCGCAGCGGGGTGACGTGGATACGGCCGTCGACCTCGCGGGTGCTGAACCCGCCGGCTTCCCGTCCATCCACCGGACGCACACTGGCCACTTGACGGCCGTCCGCGTAACGGCTGACCGTGACACGGTCTCCCGTGATCAGGGTGACCGTCCGGACGGACGGGCGCAGGTCGGCCGCGGTACGGACCGGTCCCGTCTCCTGGGCTGCGCCGGGTGCGGCCGTGCCCGTCAGAACCGCCGTGAGGGTGGCGATCGCCACCGTGCGGTGATGCGGCGCGCGGACGGCCCGCCGCCACCAACTGTTCGTTGATCTCATGAGCGAACAGCGTGGCGCCGCACGGTCGGCCCGTCAGCATCCCCGCGTGTCCAGCCCGCGCCAAGTCACCTTTGCGCCACGGTCCGCGGCCGCGGCGCATGCCCGTCGCCCCTAGGTCGTGTCTTCAAGTCCCGTCTGCCCGGTGACGTCTGGCATGTTCTCCCAGAGCTCGTGCCCGGGAGGTGCCCCCACCCCCGTAGCCTTTCGGGCAAGGGAGGTGCCCCCACCGCATGGACTCCCTCCTCCGCCTTGCGATCGCACGCGCCAGACGCAGCCGGGCCCGCCCTCCGGGCGGACGACGCCACTGTGAAGACACTCCCTAGCCGCGGGGCGCGTTGGGTTCAGGCGTGTGCCCTGCGGACCAGGTCGGCGGTGGTGAGGCCGACGAGGAGCAGGGCGACGTCGTCGTCCTGGCCCTGGCGGGACTCGACGGTGGCGACGATGTGTTCGGCCAGGCTGTCCAGGTCGGCAGGGCCTTCGCCCACGATCGTCTCGACCTGCCGCAGGCCCTCGTCGACGTCCATGCCGCGGAACTCGACGAGTCCGTCGGTGCACAGCAGCATCGTGTCCTCGGGGCCGAGCCGGAGTTCGGTGGTCGGGTACGGGGCGTGGCCGCTGTACTGCGGCAGGCCCAGCGGCAGTCCGCCGTGGACGTACGGGCGGCTGCACCCGCCACCGGGGTGTCTGACGAGCGGGCCGTGATGGCCGGCGCGGACGAGCTGGGCGCGGCCGGTCGGCGGGTCCAGCTCGACGTAGAGGCAGGTGGCGAAGCGTTCGGTGTCCAGGTCGTGCAGGAAGGCGGAGGCACGGGCCAGCAGGGTTCCCGGCGGGTGCCCCTCGGCCGCGTAGGCGCGCAGCGCGATCCGCAGCTGGCCCATGACGGCGGAGGCATGGATGTCGTGCCCCTGGACGTCGCCGACGACAAGCCCCACCCGTCCGGTGGGCAGCGCGACGACGTCGTACCAGTCGCCGCCTATCTGGTGCCCGGTGCGCGCCGGGCGGTAGCGGGCGGCTATCCGGGTGCCGTTCACCTCGGGGATGACGGCGGGGAGCATGGCCTGCTGGAGGCCGACGGCGATGGCGTGCTCCTCGTCGTAGAGCACCGCGCGCTGCACGGACTGGGCCACCGTGCCGCCGAGGACCTGGAGAAGGTTGCGTTCCTCGGGGGTGAACCGGTCCTTGTGCCGGTAGATGATGGCCAGGGCGCCGATCGGCCTGGCCTGGGCGATGAGGGGCAGGATGGCGGAGGCGGTGAAGTCGGTGTCCACGACGTGCGGCCGCAGCCGGGGGTAGGTCAGCGCCTCCTGCCTGCTGGTGAAGCGCGGTTTCCTGGTGCGGATCGCCTCGGCGACGGGCAGGGGGTCGTCCAGGCGGACGTACTGCATGTCCCGGGCGTACTCCGGCGGCAGGCCGGCGGTGGCGACGATCCGCAGCC from Streptomyces sp. FIT100 includes these protein-coding regions:
- a CDS encoding helix-turn-helix domain-containing protein codes for the protein MLEAVGLSAAETEVYRALVVATTASAREMAGTTGLDEATAQRLLGSLEDKGLVRGVDGATGRFAANPPDVALLPRVERRAGDLDKARAAVSELMETYRRSAWTRGAGAVVEIVTGAGALRQRLRQVQDGARHELLWFCKAQYVAMPSGTNRAEFDALARGVGYRVLYEQAFFDDSGAVDNVVRAVRAGEAARAVPALPLRMAIADRGLAVCPLAPGGPAGHPGEVTAAVVRGSSLLEALVALFERYWEVGAPLRVTPEGRIGETGLSADSASLTPEDQHLLSLMVAGLTDESIAGQLGVSKRTVQRRIQGLMNLAGVATRMQLGWQAARRNWI
- a CDS encoding S8 family serine peptidase, with protein sequence MRSTNSWWRRAVRAPHHRTVAIATLTAVLTGTAAPGAAQETGPVRTAADLRPSVRTVTLITGDRVTVSRYADGRQVASVRPVDGREAGGFSTREVDGRIHVTPLRAVPYVSSGQLDAALFDVTGLIEQGYDDARAKELPLLLRYGASAKASAKASARSAPDGTERRRVLDSVDGVAVDAAKDELNTFWDTVSAAPGASASRTAQGAPRLAGGLEKIWLDRKVRVALDRSVAQVGAPEVWKTGSTGKGVKVAVLDTGIDTAHPDLAGRTGEIRNFSASDSTRDLVGHGTHVAATIAGSGAASNGTRKGVAPDADLIIGKVLDDSGSGAYSDILAGMEWAARSGARIVNMSLGGPASEDDPLVTAVEELTAETGTLFVVAAGNEGPGTQTVGSPGTAPSALTVGAVDRDDTLAGFSSRGPVGMGDAVKPELTAPGVGIVAARAAGTRMGSPESELYTAASGTSMATPHVAGAAALLAQRHPEWTPAAIKNALVGSAEVVAGQRVDEQGGGRLDVAGAVARSVVATGTADLGAQEPDGAGVTKDVAYTNVSQRPVRLALSLEMEQDDGTAAPSGAFTAGSSSVTVAPGETVRVPVTARPAGVPLGRWSGYLTAVPDDGTAAVHTAVALTVRGAMRTLTLRFADREGRPAVVPLFELYGSDQRYDALGYVMPWMDGTARVTVPEDTYFLKALVPGAEVKGWHLTQMLRPELKLDSDTEIVLDARTAKPVEVRTPQASEQQGMIHFGAYRAFGNRKIASTTVEFDSVRTVFATPTARVAKGDFEFYSRWRMVAPRLKARILGARAPELNPVLYNWSPAVDGTRRLPLLLAEPESLEGRDLRGKAVLMRTSGGYPEQAQAVAKTGAAALMIINEFPGPVWQPWDPTGERDPLITMKVPQEQGEALADLLERQRTPVLELSGTSSSPYLYDLALVEKDAVPARLSYRVGSSGTARVESVYHRPGSVTWTGEQRFAWRPWQETSFVLDQQSFVKLPSTRVETVSAGDTLWLQRVTHQPPWNTMFPLSGGMTGGLHRLAAGQRLREDWFGPVVRPTAPAGNPEFRSVRTGGTFDLRLAELSDGGTGHYGFSGDDETDEVRTRVYRGDALLADGTYPWGAFPAGSGEGPYRVRVETSRTSAAWAFSTRTDTTWAFRSAPPAAGEDELLPLVLLDYDVPVNALNQVDGSAAKLRVTARHQDGWTGPRIAGMRVWASVDDGARWTSVPVSARGNGTYELRLDRSVLRHADAVTLRVKAWDGGGNEVEQTVVRAFGVR
- a CDS encoding SpoIIE family protein phosphatase, with protein sequence MTRPRFLPRPSPASVRSEDLEADLRADLQGVLALNGMGGFIWEPDCDTVFLDPGGLAVFDLAPDAFDGRPETLTRRLHPEDAAQLEAQVSEALASRDGYGAYFRVRRSDSSLRWAHVQGHIRRDRAGRPRRVVGIVRDASAELQHLTQQATLEADRRRQTDVVEATTSALSQALTIEDVNTALTSEKVMGAIGAASIVLSLVEKGRLRIVATAGLPPEYARDMQYVRLDDPLPVAEAIRTRKPRFTSRQEALTYPRLRPHVVDTDFTASAILPLIAQARPIGALAIIYRHKDRFTPEERNLLQVLGGTVAQSVQRAVLYDEEHAIAVGLQQAMLPAVIPEVNGTRIAARYRPARTGHQIGGDWYDVVALPTGRVGLVVGDVQGHDIHASAVMGQLRIALRAYAAEGHPPGTLLARASAFLHDLDTERFATCLYVELDPPTGRAQLVRAGHHGPLVRHPGGGCSRPYVHGGLPLGLPQYSGHAPYPTTELRLGPEDTMLLCTDGLVEFRGMDVDEGLRQVETIVGEGPADLDSLAEHIVATVESRQGQDDDVALLLVGLTTADLVRRAHA